The DNA segment ggggttgatttgattaaggatgccgaacagaaagttcgagtaattcgcgaaagtttgaaaaccgcttcggatcgtcaaaagtcgtatgcggatttgaaaagaaaagacattgaatatcaggttggagacaaagtatttctcaaagtttcaccctggaagaaggtgcttagatttggtcgtaagggcaaattgagtccgaggttcatcggtccgtacgaagtatccgaacgagttggacccgttgcataccgattaattttgccccctgagctcgaaaagattcacaacgtttttcatgtctcgatgcttcgacgatataggttcgatccatcgcacgtaattcctccatcggagatcgagattcaatctaatttaagttacgaagaagaaccagttcgtattttagcacatgaagtaaaagaactacgaaacaggaaaatctcattagtgaaagtactgtggcataaacacggaattgaagaagccacttgggaacttgaggactctatgaaggatcgatatccaaaattatttaccggtaagattttcggggacgaaaatttcttatgtgggggagagttgtgacaacccaaattagaccctggtcggaatgtggtttcgagaccacattaccgagccaaaaatttatttttgtgttttaattgcataaatttttgtgtgacagtgaatatatgagaaattaaatgcttaatattagctttaggattgtgaattaattcaaaaaggacctagttgacgaagttagaaaagatgatagatgaattataaggagtaagtaataatagggtgaggaagcatggctttgcatgtcaaattgcccataaaatacatggtggccagctaaggagtgatgatgctccactcattctaatttaatatgttttcttttggttaacaaatgatggggataataataggaaagtgaacaaaaaaaatgggtgtcatacttgccatctcctagccgaaaaaccaagaaaaagaaggggagaaaaacttggaaagagttcggccattgcttgtatctaggaggagtgtttgatgttgtggcatgaaaatgagggagtttgaatgcttaataaggagggaagaaggagtgttcatgttttctttcttttgcaattgtcgtaactagaggaagaagaggaagcaagattcggccaaggtggtcctttagatcaaggtatgttcaatgatatttttggaagtttacacaacctttgggtgatgagtctaaattctatctatcccatggttggatttggggttgttggagagttaggattcggctaaggagcttaaaaaaattttagttgataccttgatgctattagcatgctagttatatggttgtgttaagttgcttgttatgttagcatgaaagttgaaattgttaagctattttgttggaggtgccgaatttaggactaggaagagaatgagtattcggctaacatagtggaaaggtgggtgttgccgattgctagatttagactatgggagtggctataatgggcattaagatgtggaacttaagaaatgtaattatatgtggatttacatgatgttatagttgacattgtacatgtatacatacattcggccatctaattgagtatgaaggtggtgttaaatctaattgtgatgcccattccgaagtatatatatatacatatatatgtatatatacacaagtatgcccattcgggatgttacctttaattatgtgtataatcgactaaatgggtaattagtgaggatggttgccgaatatacaaacatacatatgcatgtgtaattgaattatgaatgtttagcaagatggctaaactagttgatttattgattaagctcaaggagttaaaggaggagaatcaagcaaaggcaaagaaaagatcatcgagtagccgaattggaaccgtcttacccaacaccaagtaagtcattaagcatatagttggtattaattcaaatggtcataacgtttatgtaatgatgctgaatggaatgaataaatatatatatgcatgtacgtatgtgatgatgaaagtgttgaatgaaaagaaaagaggtgagatgtattgagttgttgatctcggcactaaatgtgcgggtataaacatttatgaccatgagattggcgttaagtgtgcgggtttaaattgtgcagcactaagtgtgtgaattgactatgtagcactaagtgtgcgagtttgactatgtagcactaagtgtgcgagtttgactatgtagcactaagtgtgcgaattgactatgtagcactaagtgtgcgagtttgactatgtagcactaagtgtgcgagtttgactatgtagcactaagtgtgcgagtttgactatgtagcactaagtgtgcgagtttgactatgtagcactaagtgtgcgagcttgattatgtagcactaagtgtgcgagtttgattatatagcactaagtgtgcgagttgattatatagcactgagtgtgcggacttattatatatttttgaaacattatggacactaagtgtgcgacgttattgagtcgatcacggacagcggatcgggtaagtaccttgagttcatggctaataggtgctatgtctatatttggagttgagcctggtaagtttgaacctatgtgacaaatatacttgaagtcacgtacataagatttatcgtggaataggtgaaaggccgtttagttgtatgattgtaacgaaaataaaatgatgtatgaaaatgcctcaaatatcctattgatgagtatacggaatgtgaatgcatgatttggtatgagattgaaccgataggtctgaggaaccatggcatggttcggtatggatggagtaactagcctcgttccattttatttcctattgtgataatgttattaatgggtggtagtgcattgcttatgacttactgagttataaactcactcggtgtttccttgtcacctattctaggtttcttggactcgtctctttttgcgtggtcgggccgtcatcgaagtcatcacaccggatagcaagttttggtactttcttcttagttggcttaggagaacatttcggcatgtataggctattatgttgtgtttgaactttggtatgtaatcttttagccatgcgaaaatggcataaatgttcggttgggtttggattcataacgttaggtcgcaaatcttgataattcgacctttttatgccatacgtcatggttgcttattttggtgttaaaattcatgatatggcaatagtgtagtaggggaaagtttgacaatgattagcctttggcatggctagtcatgatcataattggtgatatgtatgatgaattactagttagatcaaggagaaatcatgaaataggcatagttgctttcgtaacagatgctggcagcagcagtgacgcgagatcgaaaaatcactaaaaatagtaggagtggaattaattgatgaataaattatgtattcgaagctcgatgagtctattttcatatagaagtaatgaaaagatcatatggacagtatgttaagagatattcaggttctcgtgagacagggccagaacggtttctggattccctgttccgactttggagatttattataaattaaacagagataattaggagtcatgccatatatgtacagattcctctctgagtctagtttctatagaaacaaacgacatcagtattgaagctctgtgcagggagatatccaattcgtaatgcgcaagggtcagtgtagtcgatccctgtgacatgggagactttgactaataaactgtactaattggcccgaccaaaaattctagaaaaaattatggagatgggcatatgagtctagtttcagggaaaaatcacgaaactgattttcgagttgtgaaactcaagatatgatttttaaagcgactagtacgcagatcggcagcttgtctgggaaatgtcgaataagtggtttgaagtctgttaacacctcgtgttcgactccggagacggtatcgggttcggggtaTTACAATTTAAACGTGCAACAATGCATAGCATCATAACAAATTCATAATTTCATCACATCATCATTTGTTAGgctcaaaaataccaaaaaagggAATTGAGATATTAAAAACTTTAAGTGtcttacaaatttttaaaataaaggagaaaaggtaaaaaaaaaattgtacaatCGACTTATAATAGTTCGGCCAAAAATACTTACCTCTACTCGCTTAATATACCTCAACTAAggatttttcaaatcattataaattgttaattttaaaatttaccaattCGCTACTAAGATAGaatattttctctaaattttatggttttattcaacatcatttaaatattataatattaataaattttaacttcatataaatatatattttttactttataatataatatttaaaatgattttttatttctcaaaatactTTTTAATAGTAATTTGAGAAGCCCAGCCCAGGAAAGCGTCGATGTTCATTATGGTATGGCGTGATGCGGCGGCGTTTTAACAGCCTGCCTTGTTTTGCTTTGCAAGAGCAAACAGATACCAGAACCGAAGGTATTTTTTTCTACGAAAAATACCAGCATCGCTAAGCTTTCTCGTTGCTGAATCTCACCCTTTGTCACAAGTAAACCATCTCTCAGTTATATTTTTCGAGTTAAGTTACTTTCCAGAAATAAACTATTTTTTCCTCTCTctatctctttttttcttttttttcttttttaggttTTGGTAGATCTAATAAGATCAAGTCGATCCAAACATGTTTCTCACCAGGTACCAAATCATAGCATATTTATTACTgctaaactttaattatttttttttccttttaaatgtTTGGTTGTTGGCCTTGTAGGACTGAGTATGACCGTGGAGTGAACACATTTTCTCCGGAAGGGAGATTGTTCCAGGTGGAATATGCTATTGAGGCGATCAAGGTAGAACCTTTTTctgtttgtttcctttgaaaatcATCAAACTTAAGAGTTTTCTctaggaaaatattttttttctcagaTTAGCATATTTAGTCCTTTTGGGTGTATTTCAATGTAAATGGcttcttttttttgggggggggattGAACTGCAGCTGGGTTCAACTGCAATTGGGTTGAAGACAAAAAAAGGTGTCGTTCTGGCTGTTGAGAAGCGTATTACTTCACCACTTTTGGTATGCACTGCACTCTTATTTCATTTAATGTTATTATAGTCACTTGTATAGTTAGATTTACTTGTTTGCAATCGAGGAAAAACTAAAAAGGCTTTCTGCTTTGCTTTAATTGTCTTGTTTGCTTAACTGTGGTATTAGAggattccttttcttttcttttctttttttaagatgTGAACTTCTAGGGTCTTGAGGAGTCTCTTCTAACAAATAAGTCTTCACTCTTCAGTTGCATACAAGTGAGTGTTGGTTGATTTTCATGACTCTAGAATTGAAGATCAGCGTGTGCCATCAGAGTTGTCAGTTGCTTATTCCTCCTGCATTCCCACTCTATTGTTGGCCCCCATATTGTGCTAACAGCTCCATGTGATTTAATGTCTAAGCCGTGTTCGGTATTATATTCAACTAGCTTCCGCCTCCTTTTTTTTCTCAGTATACTACCATGCCCCCTAGAGTTCCTTTTCCTGTCACTTGTTTACTTTGAATAAAAGCTTGTGCACTTGAAGCTGCACTCTTGTAAAAACCTACCACAAATCTAGCTTATGGAATGTGTCACATATATTAGATTCTACGGAATGTAGATGGTTGCCATTTCTTTCAGGCCTAATAGGTAATGGATCCTCTTTCAGGAACCTAGCAGCGTTGAGAAGATTATGGAAATTGATGAGCATATAGGATGTGCTATGAGTGGGTTGATTGCTGATGCCCGTACACTTGTTGAACATGCACGAGTTGAGACTCAGGTACAGTACTTACTAGTGCCATTACACTTTGATATGAAGTTATGTGACTTTTATGTTGATATCTGTTATATTCACACAGAACCACAGATTCTCATATGGTGAGCCAATGACAGTAGAATCCACAACACAAGCTCTTTGTGATCTGGCCCTTCGATTTGGTGAAGGAGATGAAGAATCGATGGTACACCTTAATATCTTTTCTGTCTAATTTTAGCTACTTTAATTTCTTTATTGGTGATGCTTTTTACTCATCTTGATAAGCAATAAAGGGGGTGCATACCAAGTATGATTGTGTAGTTGTGCATTAACATAGTGTTTGGTTCATCAGAATAGAATAGAGGGGGGAATGAAGTTGCTATGTTGTGGTAATAGAATAGAGTCGGAATATGTATTACTTGGTTTGGTTGATTAAATGGAATGAGGAATACTATTACTTAATTTGGTTGGACAAAATGATgttatggaataagcaaaaaaTAGCTTAAAGAAAGAAGATTTTTGTCCTTAATATAAATaagaatgttttattttaaaaaattaaattatttcactaaaataatttcataaaataattttttttatattaaatataaaacatgCTTTATATGTTAATATGCTTTTAGATAAAATATTGATGtatcacatttaaaatataaatatagtaattcaatattttatatttagtaatatattaaaaataaaatatgttttaaaataaaaaaaagtatgttTTCTCTCCCTATAGATATTTGTTTTCTCTCCTTCCGTTTCCCTATCTGCTCTACACTCTCTCTAGTATCTCTCATTGTTTAGGAAAAGCCCAGACCCTAGCCAAAAGCCCAGTATTCGGTCAGGGCCATTGTTGCACTCTGCCGGCTGTCATTGCTCGCTATCTTCCCATtttctaattatatatatttgtaaaaatcaaattaaaagcatAGATATACTGAAATATTTGGTGGTTTcctttcaacctttttctttgtctgtagccaaaaagaaaaattaggatAGGGCCCTGTGGGATCCCCCCATCGGACATGAGAGTTTCCTCTCATCCAGCTCAAGTAGTTTCCTCACTTCTtgtttttggtcatttttgtGTTGGTTTCCCTTCTAGGGATGTGTGAATGAAATTTTTGGGTTGCATTTTTCTTTTGGTTGGGGTAAAATGGGAGCAAGAAACTATTCCAAGACTTCTGGGAATAgccatttaaaaagaaaaagggggggggggtGTGCCAAATGGCTATTCTGAGACTGGGAAATGAGGCTTGAATAAGCCATTCTGTGAACCAAATGGCTGTGTCATTGTAGTGCATCATATAGAC comes from the Gossypium hirsutum isolate 1008001.06 chromosome A06, Gossypium_hirsutum_v2.1, whole genome shotgun sequence genome and includes:
- the LOC107940582 gene encoding proteasome subunit alpha type-5, producing MFLTRTEYDRGVNTFSPEGRLFQVEYAIEAIKLGSTAIGLKTKKGVVLAVEKRITSPLLEPSSVEKIMEIDEHIGCAMSGLIADARTLVEHARVETQNHRFSYGEPMTVESTTQALCDLALRFGEGDEESMSRPFGVSLLIAGHDENGPSLYYTDPSGTFWQCNAKAIGSGSEGADSSLQEQYNKDLTLQEAETIALSILKQVMEEKVTPNNVDIAKVAPIYHLYTPSEVEAVISRL